In Vespula vulgaris chromosome 10, iyVesVulg1.1, whole genome shotgun sequence, the following are encoded in one genomic region:
- the LOC127067344 gene encoding probable E3 ubiquitin-protein ligase makorin-1 has protein sequence MADNWTHSIVCRYFKNGMCRGGNNCRYRHVQTTRHDSSTNDTEISSTPSSNSTCRFFKYGTCKFGNQCHFLHNSETIDNACTQTNLRESSSLRQRTTTTSTSVELKNTKDNSIHVAEEWVKAPEFIPSTVSSVAGSSTSNNELFNTSGTSTGTSKPLSYAQAVNPTGQASDPSLEPLCPYAEATGICKKPNCTYLHGNICELCSHAALHPYNEELRKKHTNACVKQHEVDMELSFAIQRSREKSCGVCFETIMEKSSREQRFGILPNCNHCFCLTCIRKWRQAKQFDNKIIRACPECRVTSDFVCPSMYWVDTKEEKEKLIMDYKDALSTKDCKYFNKGRGKCPFGNKCFYLHALPDGTKTDVGPPVRQRRNADSDTDIIQQLILWDFLEGRDDHLMYIDFEDIVPFFSDSEESDWSDYEVAL, from the exons ATGGCCGACAATTGGACACATAGTATTGTTTGCCG atattttaaaaatggcATGTGTCGTGGAGGAAATAACTGCCGATATCGCCATGTTCAAACTACTCGTCACGATTCAAGCACGAATGACACAGAAATATCGTCCACTCCTTCGTCCAATTCTACTTGTCGCTTTTTTAAATATGGCACATGCAAATTTGGCAATCAATGCCATTTTCTCCATAATTCTGAAACCATTGATAATGCTTGTACACAGACCAATTTACGAGAAAGTTCTTCATTAAGACAACGTACTACCACTACTTCAACTTCAGTGGAGTTAAAAAATAC CAAGGACAACAGTATTCATGTGGCTGAAGAATGGGTCAAAGCTCCTGAATTTATACCTTCAACTGTTTCATCAGTTGCTGGTTCTTCCACATCCAACAATGAATTGTTTAATACTTCAGGAACATCAACTGGTACATCCAAACCACTTTCATATGCTCAAGCTGTAAATCCAACTGGTCAAGCTTCTGATCCTTCATTGGAACCTCTTTGCCCATATGCTGAAGCTACAGGAATTTGTAAAAAACCTAACTGCACATATCTGCATGGAAATATTTGCGAATTGTGTAGCCATGCAGCTCTTCATCCATATAATGAAGAACTTCGGAAAAAGCATACAAAT GCATGTGTTAAACAACATGAAGTTGACATGGAACTATCTTTTGCTATTCAACGTAGCAGAGAAAAATCTTGCGGTGTCTGTTTTGAAACAATAATGGAAAAGTCATCACGTGAACAAAGGTTTGGTATTTTGCCAAACTGTAATCACTGTTTTTGTTTAACCTGCATCAGGAAATGGAGACAAGCTAAACagttcgataataaaataataagagcTTGTCCAGAATGCCGTGTCACTTCTGATTTTGTATGCCCTAGTATGTACTGGGTTgatacaaaagaagaaaaagaaaaattaatcatgGATTACAAAGATGCATTAAG TACTAAGGATTGCAAATACTTTAACAAAGGTCGTGGGAAGTGTCCATTTGGTAATAAATGCTTTTATCTACACGCTTTACCAGATGGTACTAAAACAGACGTTGGTCCACCTGTCCGTCAGCGTCGTAATGCCGATTCCGATACTGATATCATACAA CAATTGATCTTATGGGACTTCCTTGAAGGCAGAGATGATCACTTGATGTATATAGATTTCGAAGATATTGTACCATTCTTTTCAGACTCGGAAGAATCTGATTGGTCTGATTACGAAGTAGCATTGTAG